One window from the genome of Streptomyces cadmiisoli encodes:
- a CDS encoding FadR/GntR family transcriptional regulator codes for MSTLAHTMMTPARSADSGLPGPGELDRYPYAEAHVPDRVGAPAWEGADPEMNRVGRRAAGSRGRGLHGQLVQQLGQMIVSGDLGADRPLVPEEIGQRFEVSRTVVRESLRVLEAKGLVSARPNVGTRVRPVSDWNLLDPDIIEWRAFGPQREDQRRELNELRWTIEPLAARLAAGHGREDLQQRLADMVEIMGHALGQGDALTFSRADAEFHSLLIQVAGNRMLEHLSGIVSAALQVSGGPVTGCDRPNETSLAHHGRIVDALATGDGAAAESAMRQLLTVHPEVERVVPAPREH; via the coding sequence GTGAGTACCCTTGCGCACACCATGATGACCCCCGCCCGCTCTGCAGACTCCGGTCTCCCCGGCCCGGGCGAACTCGACCGTTACCCGTACGCCGAGGCACATGTGCCCGACCGGGTCGGCGCCCCTGCCTGGGAGGGCGCGGACCCGGAGATGAACCGTGTGGGCCGACGCGCCGCTGGAAGCCGCGGACGCGGACTGCACGGCCAACTCGTTCAGCAGCTTGGTCAGATGATTGTCTCGGGCGACCTGGGCGCGGACCGTCCGCTGGTGCCCGAGGAGATCGGCCAGCGATTTGAGGTCTCCCGCACCGTCGTCCGTGAGTCGCTCCGCGTCCTGGAGGCAAAGGGCCTGGTCAGCGCCCGCCCCAACGTCGGTACGCGCGTGCGTCCCGTCAGTGACTGGAACCTGCTCGACCCGGACATCATCGAATGGCGCGCCTTCGGGCCGCAGCGTGAAGACCAGCGCCGGGAACTGAACGAGCTGCGCTGGACGATCGAACCGCTCGCCGCGCGGCTGGCCGCCGGGCACGGGCGCGAGGACCTCCAGCAGCGACTGGCCGACATGGTCGAGATCATGGGCCACGCACTCGGGCAGGGCGACGCGCTCACCTTCTCCCGAGCCGACGCCGAGTTCCACTCCCTGCTCATCCAGGTCGCGGGCAACCGCATGCTGGAGCACCTCTCCGGCATCGTCTCCGCCGCCCTCCAGGTCTCGGGCGGCCCCGTCACGGGCTGTGACCGGCCGAACGAGACGTCCCTGGCCCACCATGGCCGGATCGTCGACGCCCTGGCGACCGGTGACGGCGCGGCGGCCGAATCCGCCATGCGTCAGTTGCTGACGGTCCACCCCGAGGTGGAGCGGGTGGTTCCCGCCCCCCGCGAGCACTGA